A genomic segment from Pseudosulfitobacter sp. DSM 107133 encodes:
- a CDS encoding DUF2007 domain-containing protein, which translates to MKELLRSNDPTIIAFASALLSGEDIDCFELDVNMSVLEGGIGIFPRRLMVRSDDHVAATRVMRDNDIPLGR; encoded by the coding sequence ATGAAAGAACTTTTGCGCAGCAACGACCCGACGATCATCGCCTTTGCCTCGGCCCTACTGTCGGGCGAGGATATAGACTGCTTTGAATTGGACGTAAACATGAGCGTGCTTGAAGGCGGGATCGGGATTTTCCCGCGCCGCCTGATGGTGCGCTCTGATGACCATGTCGCCGCCACACGGGTCATGCGCGACAACGACATTCCGCTGGGCCGGTGA